From the genome of Elusimicrobiota bacterium, one region includes:
- the rplJ gene encoding 50S ribosomal protein L10: MKLDKKQKKEESKKLAETLKASPFLYFTDYQGLKFTELAELRAKLKPMKCRFKICKNSLLEHALKQAGIDGVDMSLVEGPNAILVTQSEDPVGPAKVLVQFAKEFPKLKIKAGYVGSQWMGKAECERLSKIGSRPELLGKLVGVLYMSVSQSASVLAAPIRDLVLVLKALEEKKSAEAAAK; this comes from the coding sequence ATGAAACTTGATAAGAAGCAGAAAAAAGAAGAATCCAAGAAGCTGGCGGAGACGCTTAAAGCGTCTCCGTTCCTGTATTTCACGGACTATCAGGGCTTGAAGTTCACGGAGCTCGCCGAGCTCCGCGCGAAGCTCAAGCCCATGAAGTGCCGCTTCAAGATCTGCAAGAACTCCCTGCTCGAGCACGCGCTCAAGCAGGCGGGCATCGACGGCGTCGATATGTCCCTCGTCGAGGGACCCAACGCCATCCTCGTGACGCAGAGCGAGGATCCCGTCGGCCCCGCCAAGGTGCTCGTCCAATTCGCCAAGGAGTTCCCGAAGCTGAAGATCAAGGCCGGCTACGTCGGCTCCCAGTGGATGGGAAAGGCCGAGTGCGAGCGGCTCTCGAAGATCGGCAGCAGGCCGGAGCTGCTCGGCAAGCTCGTCGGCGTGCTCTACATGTCCGTCAGCCAGAGCGCCTCGGTGCTCGCCGCCCCGATCCGCGACCTGGTCCTCGTTCTGAAGGCGCTGGAAGAGAAGAAGTCCGCGGAGGCGGCCGCGAAATAA